The Clostridia bacterium genome includes a region encoding these proteins:
- the csm4 gene encoding type III-A CRISPR-associated RAMP protein Csm4 produces the protein MRRFIYKLKFLTPVRFGIDKGSPNLAASRYTCHADTFFSAICHEWLNLYGIQALERLVSLTKNNKFLISDLMPYYKHILYLPKPILYQRRKTDKQQNNKDMTDRKVIKKLSYVPVRHFNEYIKMQRQGGLLPFKPFDGAVQVINTRNAITGLWEAEPYLVSAYSFKEEAGLYFVVFMQDDNIVELFDKAIESLGLSGIGAKRSSGFGKFELYDDKWELYNSVLDSVYSDEDILNNFLHADGDYYMNISNIAPTYEELKKFDKGNSYYKLIKRSGFVQSTSYAKHFVKRKQVVMFDSGSCFLDKLKGQVLDLSKEGNHPVYRYGKAIYIGVSL, from the coding sequence ATTTTTAACCCCTGTTAGATTTGGTATTGATAAGGGTTCGCCTAATTTAGCAGCTTCTAGGTATACTTGCCATGCTGACACATTTTTTAGTGCTATATGTCATGAGTGGTTGAATCTATACGGTATACAAGCTCTAGAGAGATTAGTATCCTTAACTAAAAATAATAAATTTTTGATATCTGATTTAATGCCTTATTATAAGCATATTCTTTATTTACCAAAGCCGATATTGTATCAGCGTAGAAAAACCGATAAACAACAAAACAACAAAGATATGACAGATCGTAAGGTGATAAAAAAGCTCTCATATGTTCCAGTACGCCATTTTAATGAATACATAAAAATGCAAAGACAAGGAGGATTATTGCCTTTTAAACCTTTTGATGGTGCAGTACAGGTGATAAATACGAGGAATGCTATAACAGGTCTTTGGGAAGCTGAACCTTATCTGGTATCCGCGTACAGCTTTAAAGAAGAGGCCGGGTTGTATTTTGTGGTATTTATGCAGGACGATAATATAGTAGAATTATTTGATAAGGCTATTGAAAGCCTAGGATTATCAGGTATCGGAGCCAAACGAAGTAGTGGTTTCGGCAAATTTGAGCTATATGATGATAAATGGGAGCTGTATAATTCGGTTTTAGATTCAGTATACAGTGATGAAGATATTCTGAACAATTTTTTGCACGCAGACGGGGATTATTATATGAATATATCCAATATTGCTCCTACCTATGAAGAGTTAAAAAAGTTCGATAAAGGCAACAGCTATTATAAACTTATAAAGCGCAGTGGATTTGTACAGTCCACCAGCTATGCAAAACATTTTGTGAAGAGGAAACAAGTTGTGATGTTCGATTCGGGGTCGTGCTTTTTGGACAAGTTGAAGGGGCAAGTATTGGATCTGTCAAAAGAGGGTAATCACCCTGTGTACAGATACGGTAAAGCTATTTATATAGGGGTGAGCTTATGA
- the csm5 gene encoding type III-A CRISPR-associated RAMP protein Csm5, whose amino-acid sequence MINKANMRVLHLGLKIETPVFIGGDPEENINRTQYYYDKEKNRIAVIDQRKFAMFLDRYNLFDFYRQYIIRNSTSKRGQNINDWLNQLSRMKIRFDKNVLNKATKYYVKTDKVSKNSLNDINCFIKDVHKSPYIPGSSIKGALRTAVIVSEITKNRHKYKRYWNDIKRAADDFRSRDGGQAGKKIERAISRLESEVLDYTIGSNEFKGMSGLSVSDTTAFSTDNLVVLPKKDISVLKRQQKENSLSLHREYALPDTKVAFDLRLDMNNKLHIKSLEDIYSALDDMYNLLYGYNGLFKSVYPVEKILPDDIIKDSKGVLMMGGGGGYHTKVILAALAPSHDELRETVKLILHKNIRNRRDDLYNHLIDDVISPRTIKLAEYNGRKRLVGLCRIYKTGDRLC is encoded by the coding sequence ATGATAAATAAAGCTAATATGAGAGTGCTGCATCTTGGCTTAAAAATCGAAACACCTGTATTCATCGGAGGGGATCCGGAGGAAAATATAAATAGAACCCAGTATTACTATGATAAAGAAAAAAATAGAATAGCAGTCATAGATCAAAGAAAATTCGCCATGTTTTTAGACAGATATAACCTTTTTGATTTTTATAGACAATATATCATACGAAACAGCACATCCAAAAGAGGACAAAATATTAACGATTGGTTGAATCAATTGAGTAGAATGAAAATAAGATTTGATAAGAATGTGTTGAACAAAGCAACCAAGTATTATGTCAAAACAGACAAAGTTTCAAAGAACAGCCTAAATGATATAAATTGTTTTATTAAGGATGTCCATAAAAGCCCGTATATACCGGGCAGCAGCATAAAGGGGGCATTGAGGACAGCAGTAATTGTTTCAGAGATAACAAAAAACAGGCACAAATATAAAAGGTATTGGAATGATATAAAACGTGCTGCAGATGATTTTCGATCCAGAGATGGAGGGCAAGCAGGCAAAAAAATAGAACGTGCTATATCCAGATTAGAATCAGAAGTTTTAGATTACACAATAGGTAGTAATGAATTTAAAGGGATGTCCGGACTATCTGTCAGCGATACCACAGCATTTTCAACAGATAATTTGGTTGTTTTACCTAAAAAAGATATATCAGTGCTGAAAAGACAACAAAAAGAAAATTCCCTTTCTCTACACAGAGAATATGCACTGCCTGACACAAAAGTTGCATTCGACTTGAGGCTGGATATGAACAATAAGCTACATATAAAGTCACTAGAGGATATCTATAGCGCTTTAGATGATATGTATAACCTTTTATATGGATATAATGGACTGTTTAAATCAGTTTATCCGGTAGAAAAGATATTGCCTGATGATATTATCAAGGATAGTAAAGGTGTATTGATGATGGGAGGGGGAGGGGGATATCATACTAAGGTAATATTGGCAGCATTGGCACCTAGCCATGATGAATTGAGAGAAACAGTAAAATTGATTTTGCATAAAAATATAAGGAATAGGCGAGATGACCTTTATAATCATTTGATAGATGATGTTATTTCACCCAGAACTATAAAGTTAGCAGAATACAATGGACGAAAAAGGCTGGTAGGATTGTGCAGAATATATAAAACAGGAGATCGATTATGCTAA
- the cas6 gene encoding CRISPR system precrRNA processing endoribonuclease RAMP protein Cas6: MLTKIKYKLDFDQDKKLKMSYGQFLHGFIMENVDPEYGDKLHQSGLKPFSQYLHKTQDTWIWEINILNDEAYEKIAGKIFKDECKELLLRTPNIKIRADKIEKDHTIDYNQLTKKIYLSETQKRYIKIYFRTPCSFKAGGEYQIIPSVLLMYTNLINRFNEYADTITLKDESVVNHLIEHTKIRDYKLRSFKFPMGKGYVKSFIGELVLNISGPETLASLANLIFEFANYSGIGIKTALGMGGVAVE, translated from the coding sequence ATGCTAACTAAGATAAAATATAAATTAGACTTTGATCAGGATAAAAAGTTAAAAATGAGTTATGGACAATTTCTTCATGGATTTATTATGGAAAATGTTGATCCCGAGTATGGTGACAAACTTCATCAATCCGGATTAAAACCTTTTAGTCAATATTTACATAAGACACAGGATACATGGATATGGGAGATAAATATCCTTAATGATGAAGCCTATGAAAAAATAGCTGGGAAAATTTTTAAAGATGAATGCAAAGAATTGCTTTTGAGGACACCTAACATAAAAATAAGAGCTGATAAGATAGAAAAAGATCATACAATTGATTACAATCAACTGACCAAAAAAATCTATCTATCAGAAACCCAAAAAAGATATATTAAAATATATTTCAGAACTCCCTGTTCTTTTAAGGCTGGGGGGGAATATCAGATAATTCCGTCGGTGTTGCTTATGTACACAAATTTGATCAATAGATTTAATGAATATGCAGATACAATAACTTTGAAGGATGAATCCGTTGTCAATCACCTTATAGAGCATACTAAAATTCGCGATTACAAATTGAGAAGTTTCAAATTTCCCATGGGAAAAGGTTATGTAAAATCATTCATCGGAGAGTTGGTATTGAACATCAGTGGACCGGAAACTCTTGCGAGTTTAGCTAATCTTATTTTTGAATTTGCAAATTATTCGGGAATAGGTATAAAAACTGCTTTGGGAATGGGAGGGGTTGCTGTTGAGTAA
- the cas1 gene encoding CRISPR-associated endonuclease Cas1: MSIVYVYQPQSYMHIEDNRLIIEVDDLKRMIPLEKIEGILLYGGVGISSRCITKLLEIGVPLTWLSKRGNFYGRLESTRNVNITRQRQQFKLGENEEFCLRLAINFISAKTNNQIVLLRRYNRTARLVQVAKIIDNIKILRQKIEMVNRLDKLLGYEGACARLYFKALSLIVDNKFAFCGRTKRPPKDPFNSLLSFGYTLLMYEAYTAIASKGLNPYAGFMHQDREKHPTLASDLMEEWRPVIVDSLVLNMVQGRIIKINDFDIPEEKSKGVYLKEKASKKFIKNFEKRVRTQHNYLNVPYSMNFRRSIVFQAGMLSRALEENDADIYKPIMIR; encoded by the coding sequence ATGAGTATAGTCTACGTATATCAGCCTCAATCCTATATGCATATTGAAGATAACCGGTTAATTATTGAGGTGGATGATTTAAAAAGAATGATACCTTTGGAAAAGATAGAAGGGATTTTATTATATGGAGGAGTTGGCATATCTTCAAGATGTATTACAAAACTGCTTGAAATCGGTGTACCCCTCACATGGTTATCAAAAAGAGGAAATTTTTATGGAAGACTTGAATCAACTAGAAATGTAAATATTACGAGACAAAGACAACAGTTTAAATTAGGGGAGAATGAAGAGTTTTGTTTGAGATTGGCAATTAATTTTATTTCTGCAAAAACAAACAACCAAATAGTATTGCTTAGAAGATATAATCGTACTGCCAGACTGGTGCAAGTAGCTAAAATAATTGACAACATAAAAATATTAAGACAAAAAATTGAAATGGTGAACAGATTAGATAAATTACTAGGCTATGAAGGAGCTTGTGCAAGATTATATTTCAAAGCTTTATCATTGATAGTAGATAATAAGTTTGCATTTTGTGGACGAACAAAACGTCCACCTAAAGATCCTTTCAATTCTCTGTTAAGCTTTGGATATACTTTATTGATGTATGAGGCATATACCGCTATAGCAAGCAAAGGTTTAAATCCCTATGCTGGTTTTATGCATCAGGATAGAGAAAAGCATCCTACCCTGGCATCGGACTTGATGGAAGAATGGCGGCCAGTGATTGTAGATTCATTAGTGCTCAATATGGTTCAAGGGCGTATAATAAAGATCAATGACTTTGATATACCTGAAGAAAAATCTAAAGGTGTCTATTTGAAGGAAAAAGCATCAAAAAAATTCATTAAGAATTTCGAAAAGAGGGTCAGGACCCAACATAATTATTTAAATGTACCCTATAGCATGAATTTTAGACGTTCTATTGTTTTTCAAGCAGGGATGTTATCAAGAGCATTAGAAGAAAATGATGCTGATATCTATAAACCGATAATGATAAGATGA